One region of Juglans regia cultivar Chandler chromosome 4, Walnut 2.0, whole genome shotgun sequence genomic DNA includes:
- the LOC108992551 gene encoding receptor kinase-like protein Xa21, which translates to MTSLRALYLGFNQLTYVIPLSLWRLTYLLEVDFSSNSLSGSLSSKIEKMNVLRILNLSRNQLSGDIPKTIGSLKDLNNLSLAINRLQGSIPVSFGELVSLEFLDLSDNNLSGKIPKSLEGLHHLKYLNLSFNKLQGEIPTSGPFLNFSDASFMSNNALCGAPRLKVLPWKEGDLCKNKTTWPHMLRYILPTIGFIMLAVTLAFAWKRWKKRNPKSPAEADLYPLVTWRRIFHQQLVQATNGFSSNNLLGKGSFGLVYQGTLSDGMNIAIKIMNLQMEGAFKSFDAKCEVLRNIRH; encoded by the coding sequence ATGACTTCGCTAAGAGCTCTCTACTTAGGCTTCAATCAATTAACTTATGTGATTCCATTGAGCTTGTGGAGGCTTACATATCTCTTGGAGGTTGACTTCTCATCCAATTCTTTAAGTGGCTCTCTTTCATCTAAGATTGAGAAAATGAACGTCTTGAGGATATTGAATTTGTCAAGAAATCAACTATCAGGTGATATCCCTAAAACAATTGGTAGTCTCAAAGATTTGAATAATCTCTCCTTGGCAATAAATCGACTACAAGGCTCAATTCCTGTATCTTTTGGTGAATTGGTAAGCTTGGAGTTCTTGGATCTTTCCGATAACAATTTATCTGGAAAGATTCCCAAGTCCTTAGAAGGACTCCATCACCTCAAATATTTAAATCTCTCATTCAATAAACTACAAGGAGAAATTCCCACAAGTGGACCATTTCTAAACTTCTCAGATGCATCATTTATGTCAAACAATGCACTTTGTGGTGCACCTCGATTGAAAGTTCTCCCATGGAAAGAAGGTGATCTTTGCAAAAATAAGACAACATGGCCACATATGCTAAGGTATATATTGCCAACAATTGGGTTTATAATGCTTGCAGTGACCCTTGCATTTGCTTggaaaagatggaaaaagaGGAATCCAAAATCTCCTGCTGAAGCGGACTTGTACCCTCTAGTTACatggagaagaatttttcaCCAACAACTTGTACAAGCAACGAATGGATTCAGCTCTAATAATTTACTTGGTAAAGGAAGTTTTGGGTTAGTATACCAAGGAACACTTTCTGATGGGATGAATATTGCaatcaaaattatgaacttgCAAATGGAAGGGGCATTCAAAAGTTTTGATGCCAAGTGTGAGGTGCTACGAAATATTCGTCACTAA